The nucleotide sequence GGTGTGGTCAGAAGCATCACCTGCATCAATAAAGAAAAACTCAACCTATTTAACTGGGGTGAATACATTGACCCAGCCATTTTAAGGGGATTTGAAGAAGAGCACAACGTCTGTGTGACGATGTCTACTTTCGCATCCAATGAATCGGCCATCACTAAAATGAAAACACAAGCGTTTGATTTGGTGATCCCTTCCGATTATGCCATTGAACAAATGGTACAAGAAGACCTCATTCAAACATTGGATTGGTCAAAGATTGAAAACTTCAATCCGAACACCGATTTAGCACCAGGGTTGGTATCTATATTAAATGCGCTTGATTTTGATTTACTCGATTATGGGGTCCCGTATTTTTGGGGGAATGTCGGTATTTTATACAACAAGGATGTCGTATCCCAAAGTGAACTTGAAGCCCAAGAATGGGATATATTCAAATCATCCTCCTATGAAATTGCGTTTTATGATTCAGCTCGAGATGGCTTCATGGTCGCGTTAAAGAGTTTAGGTTATTCGATGAATACATCGACTCAAACCGAACTTAATGAAGCGGAAAACTGGTTGATGGATTTGGCCAATAAAAACAATGTGGTCTTTTTAACCGATGAAATCCTCGATGACATGGTTTCACTCACCTACGATTTAGCCCTAACGTATTCAGGGGATGCCATCTATTTGATGAGTGAACAAGAAAAACTCGATTTCTTCGTACCAAACAGTGGGACAAACGTTTGGGTAGACGCGTTGGTCATTCCGAAGAATGCGAAAAATGTCGATTTGGCTTACGCATTCATCAATTATGTCCTCACAGCAGAATCAGCGACTCTCAACACCGAATATGTCATGTATTCCAGTCCAAGAAAAGATGTTTATGAAGCGATGATTTCGGAAAGCTCAGATTTCTACGAATACCGTAATGCATATAATGTTGTGATCCACACGAATGATGAAGTGTTCCGTTATGTACCAACGACCAAAGCATTCATTTCAGATGCTTGGGCGAGAATTCGTGCATTGTAATAGATAAAGCCTATAGGATGTCACTTTAGTGACGTCCTTTTTTATTAAAGAATTAAATAATTCCCTTTCTTATGGTAAAATGGAAAAGAATTGAGGTTTACTTATGCAAACAAGACACGAAATCAGAATCGAAACCATGACATTTTTATATCAACAAGACCTTCGTGGGGATATTGTTGTTGAACCATTTAAAGAATCCTATGATTTGTACCACGCGGTTTTAGCCCATTTAGCTGAAATTGACCAATTAATCAAAGATACCTTGGTCAACTACACCATTGAACGATTGTCCTTTGTTGACCGTGCCATCATTCGACTAGCTGTATATGAAATGATGTATACCGATACACCGAAACCAATCGTCATCAATGAAGCCATAAAACTCACCAAAGCTTACTCTAATTTAGAAGATGAAAAACAATCCGCTTTTACCAACCGCTTACTAGACAACATCTCCAAACGACTCGGGTGATACCATGCAAGACGTTAGATACCTAACGGTTTCCGCGTTAACCAAATACATTAAGCAAATCCTTGAAAACGATAAGCACTTAGGCCAAATCTATATCAAGGGTGAAATCTCGAATTTGACCAAACATAGCCGTGGTCATTTTTACTTTACGCTCAAAGACGAGTCCGCTCAAATTCGTGTGACGATGTTTTCAAACTACGTTAAGAATTTGGTGTTTAGTCCTAAAGATGGCGACAAAGTCAGACTCTTTGGTTCGATGAGCGTGTATGAAGCTGGTGGGTCTTACGCCATCAATGCATATACCATGGAACAAGATGGTATTGGCAGTTTGTATCTCGCTTATGAAAAGCTCAAAAGAGAACTACAAGACAAGGGCTATTTTGACGCCATAAGAAAAAAAACCATTCCAACTTATCCAAAAGCCATCGGGGTCATCACGTCACCAACCGGGGCAGCCATTCGAGACATCATTCATACCATTGAAAGACGTTATCCAACCACCAGACTTTATTTATACCCAGCCTTGGTTCAAGGCGAAGAAGCGAAATATTCGATTGAAAAACAAATCAAACAAGCCAACCAAGATGGCTTAGTCGATGTCCTCATTGTGGGTCGTGGCGGTGGGTCGATTGAAGACCTGTGGGCATTCAATGAAATGCCAGTCATCGAAGCGATTTATCGTTCAAAGATACCCATCATTTCAGCGGTTGGGCACGAAACAGATTTTACCTTGGCTGATTTTGTATCCGACTTAAGGGCACCGACCCCTACCGCAGCCGGTGAACTCGCTACCCCAAGCAAAGACAATTTATTAGAAACGGTCTTAGGGTATCAGCGCGGCTTACAAGTTTATATTCAAAAATACCTCGAACAACAAAAAACGACCCTCATTCATTTGGATGAACGCTTGATGGTGAACGGACCAGAAGCGCTCATCAAGCAATTGAAAGACCGGTACACGGTTTCGCAAGAAAACCTCAACAAAACCATGAATCAACTGCTGATGCATAAAAGAAATCAAGCACAGATGTTGGCTCAACTCGTCACATCGTTTGATGTGGTCGCTTTGGTCCAATACAAAAAAGAGAAAAATGCTTACTTGGTCAGTCAATTAGAGAGTCATTATGAACGCATAGTATCTAAAAAAGACGATCATTTTCAACGGTTATTACAAGCGTTGAAGCACCAAAATCCACTCACATTGATGGATAAAGGGTATACCTATACAACGAAAAATCAAAAACGCATCGAATCGATCGATGATATTGATATCAATGACACCATCGAAACCACACTCAAAGATGGAAAACTCACCTCCGTGGTGAAACACAAGGAGACACACACATGGAAATGACATTTGAACAAGCCATTCAAGCGTTAGAAAAAACCGTTAAAGCGCTTGAGAACAAGGACATCGCATTAGATGAAGCTGTCCGTCTATACAATGAAGGACTCAAGCTATCTAAAATTTGTTATGAATTATTAACAGCATCCGAAAAATTGGTGGTTAAAACCATCACGCCCAATGGTAGTGAGGATTTTAAACTAGAATAAGAGGTTTTTATGCAGCTAAAAGACATCAAAGACCCAAAAGACATCAAAACATTATCGATCAAAGAACTCGAAAGTTTATCTCAAGAGATACGCCATTTTTTGGTGGATTCTATCAGCAAAACCGGTGGTCACCTCGCCTCAAACTTAGGGGCGGTAGAATTATCGATTGCGTTACATTATGTCTTTGAGTCACCCAAGGATCAGTTCATCTTTGACGTTGGACATCAATCCTATACCCACAAAATTTTAACCGGCAGAGCCAGTCAATTCGAAACCTTGAGACAACATCAGGGTCTTTCAGGTTATATCAATTACCAAGAATCCATCCACGATGTGTGGGAATCAGGACATGCAGGAACTGCTGTATCTGCTTTACATGGGGTTTTAAAGGCCAAGCAATTGAAACAAGAAGCGGGCACTGCCATCGCTTTGGTTGGTGATGGTTCCATCACATCGGGGATGAGTTTTGAAGCCCTCAACCTGTTGGGTTCAGACCCATCTTTAAAAGGCATCGTCATTTTAAACGACAACAACATGTCGATTTCTAAAAATGTCGGTGCGCTTTCTAAAGTATTGACCCTCCTTCGAGGCAATCGTTTCTTGATGAAACTCAGAAATGGGATTGCGAGAATTACCCCCAACCTATTGGTCCGTGTCTATCGCCGATTCAAACGCATGATCAAAGCGTTCTTCCAATCTGGGAATGTCTTTGAAGAATTGGGTTATGTCTATATCGGTCCAATCGATGGAAACGATTTGAAAACCGTCATTAAAACCTTAAAACAAGCGCAGAAAATGAAAAAAAGTGTCGTCATCCACGCCGTGACTGAAAAGGGTAAAGGCTATGAAGTTGCCGCTACCGATAACGATGGTAAGTTTCATGGGGTGGGTTCATTTGACAAATCTACAGGTAATCCGACCAAAATTAACCATCACGGGATGACATCCTTCTCT is from Paracholeplasma manati and encodes:
- a CDS encoding ABC transporter substrate-binding protein, translating into MKKTLVLALLTLVSVTLSGCGVVRSITCINKEKLNLFNWGEYIDPAILRGFEEEHNVCVTMSTFASNESAITKMKTQAFDLVIPSDYAIEQMVQEDLIQTLDWSKIENFNPNTDLAPGLVSILNALDFDLLDYGVPYFWGNVGILYNKDVVSQSELEAQEWDIFKSSSYEIAFYDSARDGFMVALKSLGYSMNTSTQTELNEAENWLMDLANKNNVVFLTDEILDDMVSLTYDLALTYSGDAIYLMSEQEKLDFFVPNSGTNVWVDALVIPKNAKNVDLAYAFINYVLTAESATLNTEYVMYSSPRKDVYEAMISESSDFYEYRNAYNVVIHTNDEVFRYVPTTKAFISDAWARIRAL
- the nusB gene encoding transcription antitermination factor NusB, which gives rise to MQTRHEIRIETMTFLYQQDLRGDIVVEPFKESYDLYHAVLAHLAEIDQLIKDTLVNYTIERLSFVDRAIIRLAVYEMMYTDTPKPIVINEAIKLTKAYSNLEDEKQSAFTNRLLDNISKRLG
- the xseA gene encoding exodeoxyribonuclease VII large subunit, with the translated sequence MQDVRYLTVSALTKYIKQILENDKHLGQIYIKGEISNLTKHSRGHFYFTLKDESAQIRVTMFSNYVKNLVFSPKDGDKVRLFGSMSVYEAGGSYAINAYTMEQDGIGSLYLAYEKLKRELQDKGYFDAIRKKTIPTYPKAIGVITSPTGAAIRDIIHTIERRYPTTRLYLYPALVQGEEAKYSIEKQIKQANQDGLVDVLIVGRGGGSIEDLWAFNEMPVIEAIYRSKIPIISAVGHETDFTLADFVSDLRAPTPTAAGELATPSKDNLLETVLGYQRGLQVYIQKYLEQQKTTLIHLDERLMVNGPEALIKQLKDRYTVSQENLNKTMNQLLMHKRNQAQMLAQLVTSFDVVALVQYKKEKNAYLVSQLESHYERIVSKKDDHFQRLLQALKHQNPLTLMDKGYTYTTKNQKRIESIDDIDINDTIETTLKDGKLTSVVKHKETHTWK
- the xseB gene encoding exodeoxyribonuclease VII small subunit, which translates into the protein MEMTFEQAIQALEKTVKALENKDIALDEAVRLYNEGLKLSKICYELLTASEKLVVKTITPNGSEDFKLE
- the dxs gene encoding 1-deoxy-D-xylulose-5-phosphate synthase, which translates into the protein MQLKDIKDPKDIKTLSIKELESLSQEIRHFLVDSISKTGGHLASNLGAVELSIALHYVFESPKDQFIFDVGHQSYTHKILTGRASQFETLRQHQGLSGYINYQESIHDVWESGHAGTAVSALHGVLKAKQLKQEAGTAIALVGDGSITSGMSFEALNLLGSDPSLKGIVILNDNNMSISKNVGALSKVLTLLRGNRFLMKLRNGIARITPNLLVRVYRRFKRMIKAFFQSGNVFEELGYVYIGPIDGNDLKTVIKTLKQAQKMKKSVVIHAVTEKGKGYEVAATDNDGKFHGVGSFDKSTGNPTKINHHGMTSFSEVISTAMIAYQHIQKTFVVMPAMLVGTKFEKFYQQFPDRLIDVGIAEEHAATMASALSRNGIQVFLPLYATFSQRAYDQIMNDIARSDTKVIFGIDRAGFVGDDGSTHQGLYDVSMFYSMPNVVITMPYDAKEAFDLLHYGFSQSHPFVIRYPRLETPFDSNHLPSFDPITLSWPILSEGIAQVWISYGPGLDLLQKAKSTLHIDARIINARFIRPMDLTTLKEALDLNVPVFVYEEAFGSGTLYHHILDYMAKEGYHQKIRNMSVKDIIHHGSRTHNQMDAKMDLTALMEALKDL